GAACATCTCGGGGGCCATGTAGGGGACGGTCCCGGTCAGGGACACGTTGGACAGGGTGTTGCCGAGGTGCTGCGCCAGGCCGAAGTCGGCGATGCAGGGCTCTCCGCCCCGGAGAAGGATGTTGGCGGGCTTGAGGTCGCGGTGCAGGATGGGCGGCGACTGGCCGTGCAGGTGCGCCAGGCCCTTGAGGATCCCCGTCGTCATCCGGACCGCGTCGGTCGTTGTGGGGGCCTTCCCGCCGAACAGCCGGAGCCAGGTGGCCAGCGAGCCGCCCGGGGCGAACTCGCTCACGATCACCGCGATCCCGTCGTAGACTTCCGCCTCGAGGATGGGCAGGATGTTGGGGTGGTCGCCGACCCGGGTCCACATCTGGACCTCGCGGCGGATCAGGTCGAAGTCGGCGGTCTCCTGGAGGGCGAACTTGAGGGCGACGTCCTTGACCAGCAGGGTCGTCCGCCGCCTGGCCAGCCACACTTCCCCGAAACTGCCCGCGCCCAGGCGCTCGGTGAGCGCGAAAGGCCCGATGGTGTCCCCGGCTCGAAACATCGCTCCTCCAGTCTCCGGGGCGAGGACGCATGACCCCCGACCCTGCAGCTTTCTCCTTCGTGATCCTGTTCTCCCGGCACGGTGTGCCCTGGCTCCCAGTCTATTGACGGGAATCCGCCTTGTCAAGGGCATGCATGCGCACGCGCGGGGTCACGCACCGGTGGGGGGGCGGCGCGCGCCCGTCCGGAACCACGGATGGAGACGGATAGAGAGAAATTTCGGAAGGTCACTCCCGGCGGCACGGCGTTCCGGTGGAGTCGATTTTTAATACCCCATGGCTGCGTCCCGGGTTGACCGGATTTCTTTGCGGTCTTGGCGCCTTGGCGAGATCACGATCCGGATCGATTTGCGCCAGAGGACCGGCGTTCTCTACCTCACGCAAAGACGCCAGGACGCCAAGCCTCGCAGAGGGGCAGGGCAGGGGTGCCGCGTCGTCCGGCGATCGTCGTCGGGTTTCGTGCGGAAGGCCTTCCGGCACCCCGCCGGTTGCGGGCCGTTAGAAGACCCTTGCGCCCCGGAGGCGGCGCCGGAGAAGCGCGGGCCGTATCCTGCATTTCCCCGATTAGCTGCGAAGCCGCGGGAGACAGCATAACCGACGGGCCCCGCAGAGTTTTGCCTTGGTTCCAGGTGAAACTTGATCCCGCCAGGGGAGCCTTACGCAGCATTTCCGGAACCTTCTGCTCGCGTGCTTCGCGTGGGCCGTGATCGACCTCGGGACCCGGAATCGATGGCGGGGGCGATGGCGGGGGCGATGGCGGTGGCGATAGCGAAGCGATGCCGAAGCGATACCGATGCCGATGCCGATGCTGAGGGGAATCCCTTCGGACCTGCAACCAAAGCGGGGAAAAAAAGGAGAGGGCCTGCTCGCGCAGGCCCTCTCGAATGTTGGGGTGAGTAATGGGATTCGAACCCACGACCACTGGAGCCACAATCCAGTGCTCTATCCAGCTGAGCTATACTCACCGCACCGGCGGATCTTTTAACACGGGGCCGGGCGGAGATGCAAGCACTTTCTTCCGGAGCGTTCCTCTGATCCGAAGCCGCTGAGAACGCCCAGGGTCTGCCGGATCCGGGGACCCCCGCGCCGTTTCCCGGCCGGTCACGGCCGGGATCGGCGCCGCTTCCGCCTCTCCCGGGTGGCCCCGGGCGAGACGCCGCGTTTCGGGGCTTCCTCCCGGGATCCGGCCTCGTAATGAAGGGGAAGCCCAACGGGGAGGAGCGATGACACTCTCTGAAACATAATCGACGCTTATAGGTTCAACCGGGTGGAACGCGGGCCGACGGACAGGGCGACACGGCAAGCGGGATCCCCCGTGGCCCACGGTTGACGCCGTTCCCAACACCCTCAAGGAGGAGCCATCATGAAAGCTCAACCCAACACCCTCAAGCGCATCGTCGTGATCCTCGGCGTGCTCCTGCTCGTCGGAGCGGCATTCCTGCCGGCTTTCGAGCGCCCCGCCCGCAAGCGGGACGACGCCCGACACCCCGGCCACCGGCGGGGCGACGTGATGCAGGCGATCCTCGCCCGTCTCGACCTCACGGAAGACCAGCGGGCCCGGGTCCGCGCCCTCGTCGAAGCCGACGCGGACCGCCGGGAGGACCTGGCCTTCGCCCGCATCGACGCCGCCCGCTCACTCCGGAAAGCCACCCACCAGCCCGTGACGGACGTCGGGGCCGTCAAGGCGGCCGCAGCGGCCGTGGCGAAGGCGGAACTGGATATCCAGCTGCACCGGGCCCGAAACTGGGCCGAGATCCAGACCATCCTGACCGACGCCCAGAAGCAGACCGTCGCGAAGTTCCTCGGTCGCATGGAAACCCGGCGGGAGGAGCGGATCGAGGACCTCGGCGCCGGTGACGCCCCGCGCCGGCGCGGCGGTCCCTTCCACCGGATGCTGGAACGGGCGCGGCTGACCGAGGCCCAGAAGGAACAGGTCAAGGCCGTCCTCGAGCAGAAGAAGGCCGACGCCCTGAACCTTCGCCAGGCGGACCTCGAGGCCCACGCCGCCATCCAGAAGGCGGTCCTGGCCCCCACCTTCGACGCGGCCGCCGTCACCGCGGCTTCTCGGCAGCACGCCCAGGCCCACGAAGGACTCGCCCTCCACGCCGCCGACACCTTCGCCGCCCTCTACGCCATCCTGGACCCCAACCAGCGGGAGCGCCTCGACCGCCGGTTGCGGTACCTGCCCGGCATGGAATAGCCCCGCAACGGTTCACCCGGAAAGAAGAGGCCGCCCCGTGGCGGCCTCTTTTTTTACGTGCGCCCGGCATGGCGTGCCCACAAGGAGACGGCGTTTCGATGACGAGGAAGGACACGTTCCCCGCGCGGGTTGAGGCGAACGGGCGGTCAGGCCCGGACCGTGGCGATGGCGGCCCTCACCGGGATGTTGGACGCGTTGAGCCCGGGCTTCTGCCCGTGAAGGTCGAAGTCGAGTTTCACCCCGGGACGGAAAATCAGGCAGTGGGTCGACCCGCCGAAGTGGAACATGCCGAGCTGATCGCCCTTGGCCACTTTCTGCCCCGGCCGGACGGTGATGTCGCAGGTCGACACCTCGGCCATCCCGACGGCCAGGAAGCCCACGAGGCCGATGGCGGGGTTGTCCGCCTCGATCAGGATCAGGCCCCGGGCGGCGACGCCCGTGATGAAGCCCTGCGACTCGTTGGGGCCCGCGGGGTCGAAGCCCTCGGACAGGGCCTCGGCGTAGTAGCTCCCGTCGATCAGCCGCGTCCGGAGGACGGTCCCGCCGACGGGGCTATGCCAGCGGTGGTAGCTCGTGGCGCTCAGGAAGGCCTGGTAGATCGTCCCGCCCACGAAACGTCCCACGCTGTCGTCGCCGGCCAGCATGTGGGCCAGGGAGTAGGGCTGGCTCTTGATCCAGAAGCGGTCCCGCTCCCGGACCCCGTGAGCCACCCGGTACGGGGCGGACTCGCAGGCGTTGACGAGGACGGCGTCGTCGCCCGGCGAGGCCACCGGGCGCCGGCCCTCCCGGAATTCCCGGGTGAAGAAGTCGTCCCAGGAGCGGAAGCCGTGGTGAGGCCGGGCGGGGTCGCACCGGAAATCCTGCTCGAAGCCCGGCATGGCTTCCCGGGCATCCGGGCCGAACCATCCGTTCTTCGAGCTGTTCAGGACATAAAGGGAGCGCTCGGACCCCAGGAAACGGGCCCACTCGTCGAGGATTCGCTTCAGGATGCCGTTGACGCGCGGGTTCAGGAAGGCCGCGAACCCTCCGGGGGTCCCCATGGGCCAGTCCAGGATGGCGTTGATGGGGAAGCCCACGAGGCCGGTCCGGTTGTATTCCGGGGCAGTCTTCAGGACGGCGTTGATCAGCCGGAGCATGTGGAGGTAGTCCCTCACCTGGGGCTTGCCGGTGGGGTCGCGGTCGTAGGGCGACTTCCTCGGGACCTGGGTGAACATCTGGTTGAAGTACATGAACAGCGCGGGGTCGCCCTCGATGAGGCCCTTGAATTCCTCCAGGAGGGGGTGCAGGGGGGTGTCGTCGGCGTCGGCCTTCCGGATGTGCTCCGTCAGCCACTGCTGCAGGGCCCGGTGGTCCGACGGGAGCCACTGGCCGACGCGAAAGGGCGCCGCCCCGGCCGCCGGGGCGTCCGCCGTGTCGGGGAGGCCTCCGGTCACCCCCTTCGCCAGGGACGGGGCCATCAGGGCTGCCCCGGCGCCCATCCCGGCCAACTTCAGCAGGTTCCGCCGGGAAGTCTTTCCCCGGGAAGGGACGGTCGGAGGACGAGGGGTGGGTTCGGTCATGGCTCTCTCCTTTCGTTGGGATGGCGACCGGTGGCCGGGCCAGGCCGACGGCCCCGAAAAAAGGTCCATCGCTCTCCGGGCAATGGCTCAACCCCTTGCTTCGCAAACACGTTTCCATTCGTTTCCCGGGGCTTCGGGCGCTCGTCGGATTTCACCCGCTGACGATAGCCTCCCGAGGCGGGGAAGTCAACGGAAATTGCCGTCCCGGGAAGGCCGGGCCGTCACGACGAACCCCGAGAAAATTCGGGCACGGGGAAGCGGGTTTCCCGGGCGTCCGCCGCAAGTTCCCCTTGACCTTGAGCGTCTTCGCGCTTATGCTCAGCTCCCTTTCACGGACAAGACGTTACGGATGGTCGACTCCGGTTTCGAAAGGTCGGCGGCCCGCGGCAACGGGCGCCATTCTCCCCGGCAGGACCGACGATGGGAAAAGCACCAAAGAAATCGCGAAAGGCGCCGGCTCCGGTCGACGACGCGCCCCGGCCCGCCGCCATCGACGTCCCGGCGGGGATGCCCTCCCCGCTCTCCGCGGGGGGGCGGGTGACGGTTACGGCGGCGTTCCTTCTCACCGGGGCCTGCGGCCTCGTTTACGAGAACGTCTGGATCCACGGCTTCAACCGCATCTTCGGCTCGACCCTCCTGGCCGTCAGCACCGTGGTGGCGGTGTTCTTCGCCGGGCTGGCCCTGGGGGGCCGCCTCTTCGGCCGGTGGTCCGTGGCGTCACGGCGGCCCGCCCTGGTCTACGGGCTGATCGAACTGGGCGTGGGTGCTTTCGCCCTGGTCTTCCCGCTCCTGCTGGGCCTGGTGGACACCCTTTACGGCGCCCTGCACCCCGCCCTTGGCGTTTCATTCGCCGCCCTGACCGCCGCCCGGGTCCTCCTCGCCTGCCTGGTGCTGATCGTGCCGTCCGTCCTGATGGGCGGGACGCTGCCGCTCCTCACGCGCCTCTTCACCCGGGACCTCGCGTCGCTGGGGAAGCGGTCGGGGTTCCTCTACGGGGTGAACGCCGTCGGCGCCGCCCTGGGTTGCCTGCTCTTCTCCGGGTGGCTCCTGCGCGCCTTCGGGATGGGCGCCGCCGGTTTCGGGACGGGGATCGCCAACATCCTCCTGGCCGGCGTCGTCGTGTGGGTGGCATGCCGGGACTCCGATTCACCGGGCACCCCGGTGGAACCGCCCGCCCGGCCGCTCCTTCCGCCCCTCTCCCGGACGGCCCGGACGACGGTCGCCGCCTTCGCCGTGTCCGGGTTCGTCTCGATGTCGTTCGAGATCCTGTGGCTGCGGCACCTGAGCATCCTGATGGGGGACACCCTCCACCTCTACGCGGGGACCCTCGCCGTCTTCGTCCTGGGGATCGGCCTGGGCAGCCTGGCCATGGGCGCCGTCGGGGACCGGGTCCGGCTGCCCCTCCGGGCCCTGGGGATCCTTCAGAGCGCCATGGCGGCCCTCACGGCGGGGGGCGTCGCGCTGTCCCTGTCCTTGTCCGCGACGTTCACCGAGCCCTCCGTCGGGGCCCCGGGGGTCCTGTCCTGGGCCCTGCCCCTGCTGGTGCTGCCGTCCACCCTGACCATGGGGGCGGCTTTCCCTTTGGTTGCCCGCGTCATCACCGAGCACGCTGCCCTGGCCGGCGAACGCGTCGGGCGGGCCTACGCCCTCAACACCCTCGGCTGCATCCTGGGGACCCTCCTGACGGGCTTCGTCTCCCTGCCGCTCCTCGGGTTCCAGGCCACGCTCGTGCTGCTGGTGTTCGGCAACGCCGCGCTGACGCTGGTCTACCTTTGCGCCGAGCCGGGCCGGGTCCGGCGGCTCTTCGTCCCCGCCGCCGCCGTGGCGGTGGTCTTCGGCACCTTCCTCTGGACGGCCTTCACGGAGCAGACCCTCCCCCGGGCCCTGGTCCTGCGCCTCCTGGACCCGGGCCAGGAACTGATCGAGATCCGGGAGGGGTTGACCGGCGTCACCTGGGCCTCCCAATCCCCGGACCGGGAGGTGAGCCTCGGCGAGGGCCGGGTCCTGATCGGCCGGAACCGGCGGGGTAATTTCGTGGGAGAGGGGTTCTTCTCGACCCTCCTTTCCCCCGGCGCCCCGCGACGGGTCCTTTCGCTGGCTTTCGGGGCCGGGCTCTCGAGCTTCGCGGTCCGCCTTCTTCCGGAACTGGAGCGCCTGGACGCCGTGGACATCTCCGCGGACAACATGGCGGTGGCCCGGTCGGTCTTCCCCGAAAACGAGGGGATCGAATCGGACCCGCGGGTGCGGTTTTACGTGGACGACGCGTGCAGTTTCGTCCGCTACGCGAAGGGGCGATACGACCTCATCCTGACCGAGGCTACGCCGCCCATGTTCGCCTACCGGGCGTCGAGCCTGTACACGCTGGAGTACTACCGTCACGCGCGTGCTTGCCTGGCCCCCGGCGGCGTTTTCTCCCAGGTGCTCCCGCTGACGAACCTGAACGCGGCGGAGGTGCGCTCCGTCGTCCGGACCTTCGCCGAGGTCTTCCCGCACCGGATGCTGGCCTACAACGGCGCGGACTGCCTGATGCTGGGCCGGGGCGAACCCTTCCGCTTCGACGGCGCCGCCCTCCTCGCGCGCCTGGGCCAGCCGGCGTTCGCCGGGGCCCTCGAGCGCTACGCCCTGGGCCGCCTGCGGTCCCTCCCGAACCTCCTGGCCTCGATCCTGCTGGTGGACGGGGACTTCGCCGCCGTGGGGAACGGCGGCGCCCTCCTGACCGAGGACTTCAACCCCCTGGTCTACTCTTCGGAGAGCGCGGGAAAGGGGGGCGCCGCGGTGCTGCTGCACGAGCGGCTCACCCCGTGGTCCCGCCTCGGGGCGTGTTTCCGCGGCCTTCCCCCCGACGCGTCGAACCCGCGGCGGATCGAAGCCGTGCGGGAGGGGTACATGACCCTGCTCTACCCCCCCGAGGAATTCCGGCAACGGTACCTGGACTACCTGCGCCGTCACGCCCTCGACCCCGCCGGTGAGGCGAAGCCCCTGATCCGCCACCTCGAGAAGCGGGGCGATCCCGCGGGGGCCGAGGCGGTGCGCCGGGAGTTCGGGGCCCGCTAAAGCGCCTGGAGCGCCTGTTTCCCGTTCCCGCGGGGCCGGCCCAGGCTTCGCCCCAGTTCCCGGACCTCGTCCAGCAGGTTTCGGTTGTCCCGGAGATCGGCCTCGACCCAGGCATCGGGGAAGCCCAGGCGGGTGTAGAGGCGGCGGAGCTGCTCCCCTTCCATGACGACCTGGCCTTCGGCAACCAGCCGGGTCCCAAGCCGAACGTGCGTCCGGTTCCCGGGGCCCAGGCAGTGTGCCAGGAAGTCGGCCTGCTCCCGCAGCGGCCTGGCTTCCTCCGGGTCCGGTGAGCCCTGGGAGAGGAGAAGGACGATGTCCTTCGACCAGGGGTGATGGGGCTGGTGGACCAGGCCGCTTCCCGTGACGTCCACGTGCAGGAAGCAGCGGAACCGGTCGAGGATGAGCTTCAGAGGGGCGGGGAACTGCCGGAAGTAGATCGGGGAGGCGAAGACCAGCACGTCCGCGGCGAGGATGTCCGCCGCGAGCTTTCGCCAGTCGTCGTCGGGGGCCTGGCACCTCCCCGCCGCGTTGCACTGCAGGCAGCCGCGGCAGGGCGTTATAAAGAGGTCGGCCGCGCGGGTTTTCCGCACCGCGGCGCCCGCTTCCGACGCCGCGTCCAGGAAGGCCCCCAGGAGGAGCTTGCTGTTGCCCCGGGGCCGGGGGCTGCCTTCCAGGCCGACCACCTTCGTTGTATTGTTCATGTCGTCGTTCTCCTTGAAAAAAACCTCGATCAATCTGGATGCAGGGAAAGGCTCTCAGGGTGCGGCCGGGGTGGCGGCACCCCCCAAGCTCCGAAGTACGGCATCGATCGCGGGGCGGTCCGGGTTGGCGGCCGCCAGCTTCCGGAGCGATGCCAGAACCGCCGAGTCCTTCCCCCCGCTCCGGCCTTCCGCTTTCAAGGCCTGGCGCAGCGTGATTTCGGCTTCGGCCTGGCGGCCCTGGAGAAGAAGCCCTTCACCCAGGAGGGAGCAGGCTTTCCACAGCTCGACCTGGGTTGGCCACCGCCCCTGTTCCTTCAGAAGGAGAAGGCGACGGGCAAGGCGCTCGGCCTCGGCGGGCTGCTTCAGGCGCAATCGAGCCTGTGCGAGGGAGAGCGTCAACCGCACCGCGAAGCGGTTGTCCTCGCCCAGTTCCGCGCGGGCGCTCACCACGACCGGTGCCAGGAGTCCCGCGGCTTCGGGGACCCGGTTTGCCTTGAGCAGGAAGTTCCCCAGGTCCTCGTAGCTCAGGAAGGTGTGCACATGGGTCTCCCCCAGGGCCTGACGGCGAGCGGAGAGCACCTCCCGGATCACCGTTTCGGTCTCGGCTTCCCGGCCGGGCACGTTGATGAGTTGGGCAAGCCGGGCCTGGAGGCTGAGTGTGTCCTGGTGCCGGGGGCCCATCACCCGCCGGGTGACGTCCAGGAGGGAGCGGTAGGCCGATTCCGCCGCGGCGGTGTTCTTCCGGGCCTCCAGGATCTCCGCCAGGCGACGCATCGCGAGGAGCGTAAGGGGGTGCTCCGCCCCCCGGGTCCGTTCCTGGATGGCAATGGCGCGCCGGATGAGTGGTTCGGCCTCCCCGGGCCGGTTCATATCCACCAGGAGTCCGGCCAGGTTGGTCAGGATGCGCCCCGTTTCCGTGACATCGGGGCCCAGGACCTTCTCCGCCAGGCGGAGCGCCTCCCGGTACGTCACCTCCGCCTGCCGCGTGTCTTCCTGCCGGTGGTAGAACGTGGCGAGCTCGCCCAGGCTGCGGACCACGAGGGGGTGCTCGGGGCCCAGCCTCGCCCGGGCGATTCGGATCACCTTCTCGTCCAGCGCCGCTGCCTCGACGAGCCGTCCCAGTTTGGCCCGGTTCCAGGCCAGCTCCCGCATGCGGTCGAGGGCTTCCGGGGACTCCTCCCCCAGGGTGCGCCGGGTCAGGTCGAGCGCCACGGACAGCTGCCGGTCGGCTTCGGCCAGGCGTCCCAACCCCTGGTACGTCCGGCCCAGTGTGAAATGAAGGGCGGCCGCCACCTCCGGCTGGTCGGCGAGGTCGTGGTCCAGTCGGGCGGCGGCCCGGTCCAGCACATCGGCCACCTTGACGTCGCGCCCCTGCTTGGCCGGGTCCGCCGAAGACAGCATCTCTTCGAGGAAAGCGTTGATGGCCCGGGCTTTCTCGGCTTCCCCGAGGGCGGTGCGCTCGGCCTGCCGGGCCTGCGTCAGACCGACGGCGAGCCCGCCGATACCGGCCAGGACGGCCAGCAGGGCCAGCGTCGTCGCCAGGAACCCCAGGCGGTGGCGCCGGATGAGTTTCCGTGTCCGGTACAGCCGTCCCGCAGGGCCGGCGAGGACGGGCCGATGGTCCAGGAACCGCCGCAGGTCCGCGGCCAGTTCCCGCATCGAGGCATACCGTCGCCCGGGGTCCTTGGCGACAGCCTTCAGGGCGATCCAGTCCAGCTCTCCGTGGAGGGCCCGGACCAGTTCCCTTCCGCTTGCGGCGCGGGCTGCAGCGATCCCGGCAAGGTCCGGGGCCAGCGCCACCCGCGTGCCGGGCGGTATCGGTTCGTCCTCGAGGGTGCTCAGGAGGTTCATCAGGTTGTTGCAAGCCTCGGCACCGGTCGGGAGGAAGCCCGTCAGAAGCTGGTACAGGACGACCCCCAGCGAGTAGACGTCCGACCGGACGTCCACGGCGGAAGACCCCGACCGGATCTGTTCCGGGCTCAGGTAGGCGGGGGTGCCGAGGAGGGCGTCACTCTCCGTCAAACCTTCGGAAGAGGGGCGTTCCAGCAGCCGGGCGAGGCCGAAGTCGATCACCTTGACCACCGGTTGACCGTCCAGGTCCGCGACCAGGAGGTTGGAGGGCTTGAGGTCCCGGTGGAGGATGCCCTTGTCGTGGGCATGCTGGACGGCCTGGCAGACGGAGTCGAGCAGTTTGAGGCGCTCGGCCACGGGGAGCCTCCGCTCGTCGCAGTAGTCGGTGATCGGCGACCCGGGGAAGTACTCCATGACGAAGTAGGGAAGGCCGTTGTCGCCGGCCCCGGCGTCGAAGACGCGGGCGATCCCCGGGTGAGTCATGCGGGCGAGGGCCTGGCGCTCCAGTTCGAAGCGCTGGGCGAACTGGGACTGCTCGATGTTCGGGCGGATCACTTTGAGGGCCACTTCCCGCCGGATGGGCTCAGCCTGTTCCGCGAGGTAGACCGCCCCCATCCCGCCCTGCCCGATTTGGCGGACCAGGGTGTACCGGCCGATGCGGGCGCCGGGTTGCAGGGTTGACGGCAGTTCGGGGGTCGATTGATCCGATGTCATGGGAGGAACATAAACGGACGGGAAAGAGTTGTCAACACAAACCCGGGGGCCGGACGGAGGATTCATTTAACGCAAAGAATTTATTGGTGTTATAAATTCGCGCATTTTGGCGTTATTCGCGGGATATCTCCTTCTCGAGACGTTTTGCGATGGCGTCAACGTTGTCTGGGAAGGAAACTGGAACCGACGAAAGGTGGGCAAGAACGCAGCCGCTGAAGCGCCTACCTTCCTTTCCAGATCAGATGGACAATCATGTAAGCGCAAGCCAGCAGGAAAAGGGCGCCGTAGGAGACGACGTTGACCCGGTAGACGCCTTTGATGACCACCGCGGGGTCGGCGCCGGGCCAGGCCTTCAGGCACTCCTTCCGCTCGATCCAGAGGGAGACGTAAAAGCAGGGAACGAGCAGGATGGCCGCGGCGGCCGGGACGATCACCCAGTCCGCGTGAGCCCCTGAC
The sequence above is a segment of the Acidobacteriota bacterium genome. Coding sequences within it:
- a CDS encoding periplasmic heavy metal sensor, producing the protein MKAQPNTLKRIVVILGVLLLVGAAFLPAFERPARKRDDARHPGHRRGDVMQAILARLDLTEDQRARVRALVEADADRREDLAFARIDAARSLRKATHQPVTDVGAVKAAAAAVAKAELDIQLHRARNWAEIQTILTDAQKQTVAKFLGRMETRREERIEDLGAGDAPRRRGGPFHRMLERARLTEAQKEQVKAVLEQKKADALNLRQADLEAHAAIQKAVLAPTFDAAAVTAASRQHAQAHEGLALHAADTFAALYAILDPNQRERLDRRLRYLPGME
- a CDS encoding serine/threonine protein kinase, giving the protein MTSDQSTPELPSTLQPGARIGRYTLVRQIGQGGMGAVYLAEQAEPIRREVALKVIRPNIEQSQFAQRFELERQALARMTHPGIARVFDAGAGDNGLPYFVMEYFPGSPITDYCDERRLPVAERLKLLDSVCQAVQHAHDKGILHRDLKPSNLLVADLDGQPVVKVIDFGLARLLERPSSEGLTESDALLGTPAYLSPEQIRSGSSAVDVRSDVYSLGVVLYQLLTGFLPTGAEACNNLMNLLSTLEDEPIPPGTRVALAPDLAGIAAARAASGRELVRALHGELDWIALKAVAKDPGRRYASMRELAADLRRFLDHRPVLAGPAGRLYRTRKLIRRHRLGFLATTLALLAVLAGIGGLAVGLTQARQAERTALGEAEKARAINAFLEEMLSSADPAKQGRDVKVADVLDRAAARLDHDLADQPEVAAALHFTLGRTYQGLGRLAEADRQLSVALDLTRRTLGEESPEALDRMRELAWNRAKLGRLVEAAALDEKVIRIARARLGPEHPLVVRSLGELATFYHRQEDTRQAEVTYREALRLAEKVLGPDVTETGRILTNLAGLLVDMNRPGEAEPLIRRAIAIQERTRGAEHPLTLLAMRRLAEILEARKNTAAAESAYRSLLDVTRRVMGPRHQDTLSLQARLAQLINVPGREAETETVIREVLSARRQALGETHVHTFLSYEDLGNFLLKANRVPEAAGLLAPVVVSARAELGEDNRFAVRLTLSLAQARLRLKQPAEAERLARRLLLLKEQGRWPTQVELWKACSLLGEGLLLQGRQAEAEITLRQALKAEGRSGGKDSAVLASLRKLAAANPDRPAIDAVLRSLGGAATPAAP
- a CDS encoding phosphatidylserine decarboxylase family protein translates to MTEPTPRPPTVPSRGKTSRRNLLKLAGMGAGAALMAPSLAKGVTGGLPDTADAPAAGAAPFRVGQWLPSDHRALQQWLTEHIRKADADDTPLHPLLEEFKGLIEGDPALFMYFNQMFTQVPRKSPYDRDPTGKPQVRDYLHMLRLINAVLKTAPEYNRTGLVGFPINAILDWPMGTPGGFAAFLNPRVNGILKRILDEWARFLGSERSLYVLNSSKNGWFGPDAREAMPGFEQDFRCDPARPHHGFRSWDDFFTREFREGRRPVASPGDDAVLVNACESAPYRVAHGVRERDRFWIKSQPYSLAHMLAGDDSVGRFVGGTIYQAFLSATSYHRWHSPVGGTVLRTRLIDGSYYAEALSEGFDPAGPNESQGFITGVAARGLILIEADNPAIGLVGFLAVGMAEVSTCDITVRPGQKVAKGDQLGMFHFGGSTHCLIFRPGVKLDFDLHGQKPGLNASNIPVRAAIATVRA
- a CDS encoding fused MFS/spermidine synthase; its protein translation is MGKAPKKSRKAPAPVDDAPRPAAIDVPAGMPSPLSAGGRVTVTAAFLLTGACGLVYENVWIHGFNRIFGSTLLAVSTVVAVFFAGLALGGRLFGRWSVASRRPALVYGLIELGVGAFALVFPLLLGLVDTLYGALHPALGVSFAALTAARVLLACLVLIVPSVLMGGTLPLLTRLFTRDLASLGKRSGFLYGVNAVGAALGCLLFSGWLLRAFGMGAAGFGTGIANILLAGVVVWVACRDSDSPGTPVEPPARPLLPPLSRTARTTVAAFAVSGFVSMSFEILWLRHLSILMGDTLHLYAGTLAVFVLGIGLGSLAMGAVGDRVRLPLRALGILQSAMAALTAGGVALSLSLSATFTEPSVGAPGVLSWALPLLVLPSTLTMGAAFPLVARVITEHAALAGERVGRAYALNTLGCILGTLLTGFVSLPLLGFQATLVLLVFGNAALTLVYLCAEPGRVRRLFVPAAAVAVVFGTFLWTAFTEQTLPRALVLRLLDPGQELIEIREGLTGVTWASQSPDREVSLGEGRVLIGRNRRGNFVGEGFFSTLLSPGAPRRVLSLAFGAGLSSFAVRLLPELERLDAVDISADNMAVARSVFPENEGIESDPRVRFYVDDACSFVRYAKGRYDLILTEATPPMFAYRASSLYTLEYYRHARACLAPGGVFSQVLPLTNLNAAEVRSVVRTFAEVFPHRMLAYNGADCLMLGRGEPFRFDGAALLARLGQPAFAGALERYALGRLRSLPNLLASILLVDGDFAAVGNGGALLTEDFNPLVYSSESAGKGGAAVLLHERLTPWSRLGACFRGLPPDASNPRRIEAVREGYMTLLYPPEEFRQRYLDYLRRHALDPAGEAKPLIRHLEKRGDPAGAEAVRREFGAR
- a CDS encoding flavodoxin family protein, which gives rise to MNNTTKVVGLEGSPRPRGNSKLLLGAFLDAASEAGAAVRKTRAADLFITPCRGCLQCNAAGRCQAPDDDWRKLAADILAADVLVFASPIYFRQFPAPLKLILDRFRCFLHVDVTGSGLVHQPHHPWSKDIVLLLSQGSPDPEEARPLREQADFLAHCLGPGNRTHVRLGTRLVAEGQVVMEGEQLRRLYTRLGFPDAWVEADLRDNRNLLDEVRELGRSLGRPRGNGKQALQAL